A window of the Actinobacillus genomosp. 1 genome harbors these coding sequences:
- the ilvN gene encoding acetolactate synthase small subunit, with the protein MRRTLSVLLENEAGALSRVVGLFSQRGFNIESLTVAPTDDETLSRMTIVAQGDENVLEQIEKQLHKLIDVFKVSNLSPTEHIEREVLLLKVRATGSSRDELKRMVDIFRGQIVDITPKLYTVQLAGTSEKLNAFIEAVKQETTIVEIVRSGVISLSRGDKNCL; encoded by the coding sequence ATGCGTAGAACATTATCAGTATTACTCGAAAACGAAGCGGGTGCATTATCCCGTGTTGTAGGTCTTTTTTCTCAACGTGGATTTAATATCGAAAGTTTAACCGTTGCACCGACTGATGACGAAACACTTTCTCGTATGACGATTGTTGCTCAAGGAGATGAAAACGTGCTTGAGCAAATCGAAAAGCAATTACATAAGTTGATCGATGTGTTTAAAGTCTCGAATCTAAGCCCTACCGAGCATATTGAACGTGAAGTATTATTGTTGAAAGTACGCGCGACAGGTTCATCTCGAGATGAATTAAAACGTATGGTTGATATTTTCCGAGGACAAATCGTGGATATTACGCCGAAGCTCTATACCGTTCAATTAGCGGGAACCAGTGAAAAACTGAATGCGTTTATTGAAGCGGTTAAACAAGAAACAACGATAGTCGAAATCGTACGTTCCGGTGTTATCAGCCTCTCTCGCGGCGATAAAAACTGTTTATAA
- the pmbA gene encoding metalloprotease PmbA, protein MSLTTKQDLQKQEQELRQAVEFALNVAKKSGAEAEVGVTKVAGLSVSTRLEQTENIEFNNDGSLGISVYVGKRKGNASTSDLQPQSIQRAVESALAIAKYTSEDECAGLADKEMIAFDAPDLELYHQADISVEQAVELALETEHYALNTDERIVNSEGATFNSHSGVRVYGNTHGMLQSYLSSRYSISCSVISAYEDQLERDYEYTISREFDKLQLPEWVGRQAVFKAVDRLNPQKIKTCEVPVIFYNDVATGLIGHLAGAISGGALYRKSSFLLDKLGTQILPSWFAISERPHLLRQLASSAFDSEGVITQDREIITDGVLQTYLMTSYSARKMGLKTTGHAGGIHNWLVKPNRTGGLDTLVKEMGTGLLVTEFLGSAINAVTGEYSRGAAGFWVENGEIQYPVAEITIAGQLQEMYKNLVAVADDIEYRSNIQTGSILLDKMKISGE, encoded by the coding sequence ATGTCATTAACAACAAAACAAGATCTCCAAAAACAAGAACAGGAACTCCGTCAAGCGGTGGAATTTGCGCTTAATGTTGCAAAAAAATCAGGGGCAGAAGCGGAAGTCGGCGTTACAAAAGTTGCCGGATTATCGGTTTCAACCCGTCTAGAGCAAACGGAAAATATCGAATTTAATAATGACGGCTCACTCGGCATTTCGGTATATGTCGGAAAACGTAAGGGCAATGCCTCAACCTCGGATTTACAACCGCAATCTATTCAACGTGCGGTCGAATCAGCATTAGCGATTGCTAAATATACCTCGGAAGATGAGTGTGCCGGTTTAGCCGATAAAGAGATGATTGCATTTGATGCGCCAGATTTAGAACTTTATCACCAAGCGGATATTTCGGTAGAGCAAGCGGTTGAATTAGCCTTAGAAACGGAACACTATGCGTTAAATACGGATGAGAGGATTGTAAATAGCGAAGGCGCAACTTTTAATTCTCATAGCGGTGTACGCGTATATGGCAACACGCACGGTATGCTACAAAGCTATCTTTCAAGCCGTTATTCGATTTCTTGTAGTGTAATTTCTGCCTATGAAGATCAGCTGGAACGTGATTATGAATATACGATTTCACGTGAATTCGATAAGTTACAATTACCGGAATGGGTCGGCCGTCAGGCGGTGTTTAAAGCTGTTGATCGCTTAAATCCGCAAAAGATCAAAACTTGTGAAGTACCGGTAATTTTTTATAATGATGTGGCAACCGGCTTAATTGGGCATTTGGCCGGTGCTATTAGCGGTGGAGCTTTATATCGTAAATCGAGTTTCTTATTAGATAAGTTAGGTACACAAATTTTACCAAGTTGGTTTGCTATCTCTGAGCGTCCTCATTTATTACGTCAGTTAGCTTCATCCGCTTTCGATAGTGAAGGAGTTATCACGCAGGATAGAGAAATTATTACTGATGGTGTATTGCAAACTTATCTGATGACCAGCTATTCGGCACGTAAGATGGGCTTAAAAACGACCGGACATGCAGGCGGTATTCATAACTGGTTAGTCAAACCGAACCGAACAGGCGGCTTAGATACGCTTGTAAAAGAGATGGGAACCGGTTTATTGGTGACTGAATTTTTAGGCTCAGCGATTAATGCGGTAACCGGTGAATATTCTCGTGGTGCGGCAGGTTTCTGGGTTGAAAACGGCGAGATTCAGTATCCGGTGGCGGAAATTACCATTGCCGGTCAGTTACAAGAAATGTATAAAAACTTAGTCGCAGTTGCCGATGATATTGAGTATCGATCTAATATTCAAACCGGTTCGATTTTATTAGATAAGATGAAAATTTCCGGTGAATAA
- the yjgA gene encoding ribosome biogenesis factor YjgA yields MAKKRSKNEIDWTDEEEEIIWVSKSEIKRDSEHLKKLGAELIELTPQNLEKIPLDDDLKDAIRQAQGFKLEARRRQIQFIGKLLRNRDPEPIQEALDKVKNRHNQQQALLHKLELVRDQLVNMGDSSLEHLLTEYPQLDRQHLRNLIRGAQKEREANKPPKNYREIFQYLKTEIAE; encoded by the coding sequence ATGGCTAAAAAACGTAGCAAAAATGAGATTGATTGGACGGATGAGGAAGAAGAAATCATCTGGGTAAGTAAGAGTGAAATTAAACGAGATTCTGAACATCTAAAAAAACTTGGAGCGGAACTAATCGAATTGACCCCACAAAATCTTGAGAAAATTCCACTTGATGACGATTTAAAAGACGCTATTCGCCAAGCACAAGGGTTCAAATTAGAGGCTCGCCGTCGCCAAATTCAATTTATCGGTAAATTATTACGTAACCGAGATCCGGAACCGATCCAAGAAGCGTTAGATAAAGTGAAAAATCGCCATAATCAACAGCAGGCGTTATTGCATAAGCTGGAATTAGTACGTGACCAGTTGGTAAATATGGGTGATTCATCTTTAGAACACTTATTAACCGAATATCCGCAGTTAGATCGCCAACATTTACGTAATCTGATTCGCGGCGCACAGAAAGAACGTGAGGCGAATAAGCCGCCTAAAAATTATCGTGAGATTTTTCAATATTTAAAAACCGAAATTGCAGAATAA
- a CDS encoding SirB2 family protein, whose protein sequence is MEFFPQLGLGHVGFAYISLILLLTRGVLASKMVDWRQYKVLRIAPHIVDTLLLVSGIALLAILLSNGIYTLNEMQWLLPKMAFLVLYIVFSVKAFKKSQPFSLKNFILAVVSFMLTMLVATLR, encoded by the coding sequence ATGGAGTTTTTCCCTCAATTAGGGTTAGGTCATGTAGGTTTTGCTTACATCAGCCTAATATTATTACTTACCCGTGGCGTATTAGCCTCAAAAATGGTGGACTGGCGTCAATATAAAGTTTTACGTATTGCGCCGCATATTGTTGATACGCTGTTACTTGTTTCAGGTATCGCCCTATTAGCTATTTTACTTTCAAACGGGATCTATACGTTAAATGAAATGCAATGGCTTCTTCCTAAAATGGCATTTTTGGTGCTTTATATCGTATTTAGCGTCAAAGCATTCAAAAAGTCACAGCCTTTCTCTCTCAAAAACTTTATCTTAGCTGTGGTAAGCTTTATGCTAACCATGTTAGTAGCAACTTTACGCTAA
- a CDS encoding UbiX family flavin prenyltransferase, giving the protein MKRRIIIGISGASGFQYGYKALELLKSVDVETHLVLTKGAEMTRSLETDIEREQLLDLASQVHSIHNVSASIASGSFKTLGMLVAPCSIRTLSAIALGFSDNLLTRAADVVLKERRKLVLMVRETPFNLAHIDNMRRVTEMGGIIFPPVPAFYQNPTTIDEIVTHSVSKALDLFDFDFPMPRWGELNNKE; this is encoded by the coding sequence ATGAAACGACGAATTATTATCGGCATTAGTGGTGCAAGCGGCTTTCAATATGGCTATAAGGCACTGGAATTACTCAAATCAGTTGATGTAGAAACCCATTTAGTGCTAACTAAAGGGGCGGAAATGACACGTTCGTTGGAAACCGATATTGAGCGAGAACAACTACTGGATTTAGCTTCACAGGTACATTCCATTCATAATGTCAGTGCAAGTATTGCCAGCGGTTCTTTTAAAACCCTCGGTATGTTGGTCGCCCCCTGCTCAATTCGCACGCTTTCAGCAATTGCGCTTGGTTTTAGCGATAATCTTTTAACTCGAGCGGCAGATGTCGTATTAAAAGAACGCCGTAAATTGGTGCTAATGGTACGAGAAACCCCATTTAACTTAGCCCATATTGATAATATGCGCCGAGTCACAGAAATGGGCGGCATTATTTTTCCACCGGTACCTGCATTTTATCAAAATCCAACAACGATAGATGAAATAGTCACGCATAGTGTTTCTAAAGCGTTGGATCTATTTGATTTCGATTTTCCAATGCCTCGTTGGGGCGAACTAAATAATAAGGAGTAA
- a CDS encoding DUF554 domain-containing protein — MLVGPYVNGAAVLIGGLIGAFLGSKLPERVKSNLPPLFGLCSMGLGIMLIIGAKNMSAVVLALIVGTIIGELIYLEKGIGNLAGKMRSTVDKIFPPSGVSHQEFLNQFVAILILFCASGMGVFGSMKEGMTGDPSVLFIKAILDFFTAGIFAATLGYAVSSIALPLILVQVSLALLASLIMPLTTPNMLSDFSTAGGFIMLATGLRICGIKHFAVANMLPALILVMPFSYLWQMFIA, encoded by the coding sequence ATGCTTGTAGGCCCTTATGTCAATGGTGCCGCCGTATTAATCGGCGGGCTGATCGGCGCATTTTTAGGCTCAAAATTACCCGAACGGGTAAAAAGTAATTTACCGCCGTTATTTGGTCTTTGCTCGATGGGATTAGGCATTATGTTGATTATCGGTGCAAAAAATATGTCTGCCGTGGTATTAGCATTAATTGTCGGTACTATTATCGGCGAATTAATTTATTTAGAGAAAGGCATTGGAAATTTAGCCGGTAAAATGCGGAGTACGGTGGATAAAATTTTCCCACCATCCGGTGTTTCACACCAAGAATTCTTAAATCAATTTGTGGCGATTTTAATTTTGTTCTGTGCCAGCGGTATGGGCGTATTCGGCTCAATGAAAGAAGGCATGACTGGAGACCCTTCCGTATTGTTTATTAAAGCGATTTTAGATTTCTTCACTGCCGGCATTTTTGCCGCTACTCTGGGCTATGCGGTTTCCAGTATCGCTTTGCCGTTAATCCTTGTGCAAGTCAGTTTAGCGTTATTAGCCAGTTTGATTATGCCGCTCACTACACCAAATATGCTCTCCGACTTCTCAACTGCCGGCGGCTTTATTATGCTCGCAACCGGTTTACGTATTTGTGGTATTAAACATTTTGCCGTGGCCAATATGCTGCCGGCACTGATTTTAGTGATGCCGTTCTCTTATCTTTGGCAAATGTTTATAGCTTAA
- the yciH gene encoding stress response translation initiation inhibitor YciH, with product MTLVYSTESGRIVPEKVKTERPKGDGIVRIQRQTSGRKGKGVCVISGLDLDDVELKLLAAELKKRSGVGGSVKDGLIEIQGDNRDLLKQILEQKGFKVKLAGG from the coding sequence ATGACATTAGTATATTCAACAGAAAGCGGGCGCATTGTGCCTGAGAAGGTAAAGACGGAACGCCCAAAAGGCGATGGTATTGTGCGTATTCAACGCCAAACCAGCGGTAGAAAAGGCAAAGGTGTTTGCGTAATCAGCGGATTGGATTTGGATGATGTTGAACTCAAATTATTAGCAGCAGAACTGAAAAAACGTAGTGGTGTTGGCGGTTCAGTAAAAGACGGATTGATTGAGATTCAAGGCGATAATCGAGATTTACTGAAACAAATTTTGGAACAAAAAGGCTTTAAAGTAAAACTTGCCGGTGGTTAA
- the pyrF gene encoding orotidine-5'-phosphate decarboxylase: MDNKIIVALDYETEYEALSFVDQVDPSLCRVKVGKEMFTTLGTNFVKQLHERKFDVFLDLKYHDIPNTVARAVRSAADLGVWMVDLHASGGLTMMEEAKKILEPYGKDAPLLIAVTVLTSMEDLDLLQIGINASPMEQVIRLAHLAQRAGLDGVVCSPQEVEVLRTHCGKDFKLVTPGIRPEGADFGDQRRVMTPKQAIETGSDYLVIGRPITQAQDPLSVLKSINASIR; encoded by the coding sequence ATGGATAATAAAATTATTGTTGCTTTAGACTATGAAACAGAATATGAAGCATTGAGTTTTGTAGATCAAGTTGATCCGTCTCTTTGTCGTGTGAAAGTGGGCAAAGAAATGTTTACGACGTTAGGCACGAATTTTGTTAAACAATTACACGAACGTAAATTTGATGTTTTCCTTGATTTAAAATATCACGATATTCCGAATACTGTGGCGCGTGCGGTACGTTCTGCCGCCGATTTAGGCGTATGGATGGTGGACTTACACGCTTCCGGCGGTTTAACCATGATGGAAGAAGCGAAAAAGATCTTAGAACCGTACGGTAAAGACGCACCGTTATTAATTGCGGTAACGGTATTAACCAGTATGGAAGATTTAGATTTACTACAAATCGGAATTAATGCTTCACCAATGGAGCAAGTGATTCGTTTAGCTCATCTCGCGCAACGTGCGGGATTAGACGGTGTGGTTTGTTCTCCGCAAGAGGTTGAAGTGCTTCGTACTCATTGTGGCAAAGATTTTAAATTAGTGACACCGGGTATCCGTCCGGAAGGTGCGGATTTTGGTGATCAACGCCGTGTAATGACACCAAAACAAGCAATCGAAACCGGTTCTGATTATTTAGTGATTGGTCGCCCGATTACCCAAGCTCAAGATCCTTTATCGGTATTAAAATCAATTAATGCTTCTATTCGTTAA